In the genome of Trypanosoma brucei gambiense DAL972 chromosome 11, complete sequence, the window tttatatcttttttacaTTAACAagattattttattttaattatttatttttttttgattttcctTTAACTGAAGGCATGTGCGGGTAAGGCAGCATAAACTATTTTGGACTGCCTCAGTACGCTAGCCCCTTTATAACAtacgtttttgtttattttttttgtcttagGACTGCTTCCCCGCTACTGGGTATGTTGAGGGAAAAAACGTCAGACACTTTCTCTCGGCACCTGGTGCGGTGTGTCCGGCATttacttcccttccttcctttttttatgaTGCACATTACGTTGCCTGCTGAAGATATTGTTTGGAGCAATGtgcctgtggtgtttggGTGTACTGAAATTTGTGGTGAGATGGTGCGACTCTTGTGTGGTTAAGTAAAGGAATGTGAACTGATTGTACGATATGCCACTGGTGTCGCTACTATTCACCGTTAATGGCCTcgaccattttttttttttgacattaATGGGgtaaatttttgtttttgtaaaaaGGCATGAAGAAAGTAATAATACTGGTATCAGTTGTAATAAACAGGGATTCACCTAACTCTCGTGTAGTTTGCGGTTATTCTGCTTGTTGTTGTACCTACTGTGCTTTAATGCAATGTGGTTGGTGGGTCCTTCATTTCTCTATCTTTCTCTGCttcttctttaatttttttcttatctctTATCCTTAATGTTTAACTGCGGCAGTTATTGCTCCAAGCTTGTGTATGTTGTAGCTGTACTTGGTGAGttgttcttctttgtgttttacctttttatttgttcctTTATATTGTTTGATTTCCCATTTCCCATTtcccatttcttttcttcttttcttatttttttgttattttgtttcatatTCATTAGTATTTTTGTGTAATGTTAAAGTGCTCCTTGTGCTATCTAGCAAGCAAGGTGACTGCGGGTAATGCGAAAAATCAAGCCGGCCACCCAAGGCGGAAGGCTAAACTATTTCATGTTGTTCCTGGTACTCCAGTTACTCCATTTGAGAAGCTAAANNNNNNNNNNNNNNNNNNNNNNNNNNNNNNNNNNNNNNNNNNNNNNNNNNNNNNNNNNNNNNNNNNNNNNNNNNNNNNNNNNNNNNNNNNNNNNNNNNNNATCGATGGAAGATACCTATGAGTCCGGGCTGACGCAGTCatacatttatttttcacttggTCTACTGATAATGGCGGGTACACTTGCGATGGCTCTCTGTCTACGATATAATTCCTACGCGCAGGAGCACGTTGCTGAGTACCGTATGCTCAAACTACAAGAACAAGGAGTAGATGCTGAGTCTCAAAATGATGAGAATGAACCCGTGGCTGAAGGtaaaggtgaaggtgaaggtaAGAGTGAGGGTGCCATGACGACAGCAGAGCAACTGACGGCAACTGCTGTTATGCCCGTAGCGAGGATAATCCGTATGATGTTAGTGACAGTCTTCTGCGGCTTCTTCCTCACCTTATTTATCTTCCCCAGTCTTATTATTCCCATCGATCGTGACCACAATTGGTTTGCGACAATTGCCATTCTGCTATACAACTGTGGGGATGCTATTGGACGTTTCTCCACCTCGTTCAAGTGCGTTTGGCCGCCCCGCCGTGCTCTGCTGTACGCCACCTTCGCCCGCTTCATTTTTGTTCTGCCCTTCATGTTATGCATTTACCAATACATCCCTGGCCATGTCGGTCCGTATATCTTCTCGTTTCTCCTTGGCCTGACCAACTGTGTGGGTGCCATGTCGATGGTGTATGGCCCAATAACCCCTGGTCTTGAGACTGCGGGTCAGAAATTGATGGCTGGACAGTTGATGGGGATTTCGCTGCTTTCTGGAATTGCCGCTGCATCTGTGCTTGCGATGATTGTGGTTGTCTTCCTACCATGAGTACGCTTAATGGAGGAGCCGCCTCTCACTAACACCACTTTGTTAGTACGTGACGTGTTTTAAGTGATGGAGCATCGTTGATGTTTTATCAAAGATACTATCTTaacttgtatatatatatatatatatatatgtattagtttatatcttttttacaTTAACAagattattttattttaattatttatttttttttgattttcctTTAACTGAAGGCATGTGCGGGTAAGGCAGCATAAACTATTTTGGACTGCCTCAGTACGCTAGCCCCTTTATAACAtacgtttttgtttattttttttgtcttagGACTGCTTCCCCGCTACTGGGTATGTTGAGGGAAAAAACGTCAGACACTTTCTCTCGGCACCTGGTGCGGTATGTCCGGCATttacttcccttcctttttttttttatgatgCACATTACGTT includes:
- a CDS encoding nucleobase transporter, putative, (fragment) is translated as SMEDTYESGLTQSYIYFSLGLLIMAGTLAMALCLRYNSYAQEHVAEYRMLKLQEQGVDAESQNDENEPVAEGKGEGEGKSEGAMTTAEQLTATAVMPVARIIRMMLVTVFCGFFLTLFIFPSLIIPIDRDHNWFATIAILLYNCGDAIGRFSTSFKCVWPPRRALLYATFARFIFVLPFMLCIYQYIPGHVGPYIFSFLLGLTNCVGAMSMVYGPITPGLETAGQKLMAGQLMGISLLSGIAAASVLAMIVVVFLP